Sequence from the Corallococcus sp. EGB genome:
GTTGATCCAGTCCTCCGGGACGCGCGGGTCGCGCGCGATGGCCGCCTGATAGGCGCGGATGGCCTGGCCCCGGTGCTCCTGGGAGTCCACACCCAGCGAGTCCTCGTGGTCCGCCCACGTCTTGAACACGAGCCCCAGGTCGCCGTGGTAGGCGCGGTCCCGCTGGGGCTCGGGGATGCGCTCGAAGAGCGCGGCGGCCTGGCCCAGCAGCTCGCGCGGGTCCTCGCCCCGCTCGACGCGGTAGCGCGCCTGGAGCCAGGTGGTGCGCGCCAGGTTGAGCAGGGCCTCCGCGTCCCCGGGCGCCACCGCCAGGGCGCGGCGGGCGGCATCGAGCGCCTGGCCCAGGGGCTCCAGGCCCACGTCCCCCTGGGGGAGCTGGTGCTCGGCCAGGCGGTGATTCACGCGCGCCAGGCGGGTGAGGCACGCGGCGTCGTCCGGCAGCACGGCGAGGCAGCGCGAGAGGGCCTCCCGCGCGCGCTGGTACGCGGGCACCACGTCGCCCTTGCCGTACAGCTCCATCACCATCGCGGCGTTCTCCAGCTCCGCCAGGGCGCGGTACACGGCGGGCTCGCTCTGCGCGGTGTCGGCGGCGGCGGCGTAGGCCTTGCGCCCCGCCTCGAAGTCCTCGCGCGCGCCCTCCAGGTTCCCCCCATTCCAGCGCTGGAAGGCGCGGGCCTCCAGGATGTCCCCGCGCAGCAGAGGGGCCTCGTAGAGCCAGGGCCGTGCGCGCACGACGCCCTCGAGCAGGCGCAGGGCCTCCTCGAAGCGCCCGTCGTAGAAGGCGACCCGCGCCGCCCCGTACTCCGCGGACTCCATCCGGGCGCCGGCGCTGCGCTGGAGCCACGCGAGCGCCGGAGCGCGGTGCTGAAGCTCCGCGTCGCGCGTGGCGGCCTGCCGCTGCTCCGGGGTGCGCAGCCGTTGCGACTCCACCAGCAGCCGCTGGTAGCGCTGCCCATGGGCCAACGCCAGGGCGTATGCCACCCGGGGCTGCTGGAAGCCCCCGTCCCACGCGGCCTGGAGCCGCTCGAGCGCCCGCACCTCGTCCCCGAGCGCGAGGTGCCCCCGCCCCAGCGCGTACCGCCCGGGGCCAAGCGCCGCCGGGCCCGCTCGCTCGACCTCGGCCTCCAGCTCCAGCAGCTGCTCCTGGAGCTCCCGGCGGTCCTGGCGGACGTCGTGCAGGCGCGAGAGCGCGGAGTAGCGGGCCAGGGATTCGAGGGCCTCCACCTTCTCCGTGAAGCGCTGGACCCATTGCTCACGCCGGGCGGCCTCCCGGCGTCCCCAGGCGCCCCAGCCCAGCGCCACCGTCACGGCGAGCAGCCCCGCCCCGCCCACGGAGGCCAGCACCCGGTGCTTGCGCAGCCGCTTGCGCAGCGCATGGCCAAAGGCGGTGCGCGCCCGCACCGGCTCGCCCGCGAGGAAGCGCTCCAGGTCCTCCGCCAGGGCGCGCGCCGAGTCGTAGCGGGCGTCGCGGTCCTTTTCCAGGCACTTGAGGGTGATGGCCTCCAGGTCCACTGGCAGCCCGGGCACGATGCGCCGGGGCGAGACGGGCTCCCAGGTGGCGATGTGGCCGAGCACCTCCAGGCCGTTGTCGCCGGGAACGGGGAACTGGCCGGTGAGGAGGAAGTAGAGCGTGGCGCCCAGGCTGTAGACGTCCGCGCGCCGGTCCAGCCCGCTCACCTCGCCGCGCGCCTGCTCCGGGGCCATGAAGTGGGGCGTGCCCAGCACCGTCCCGGAGGCGGTGACGGAGGCCTGGAGTTCGCGCGCCAGCCCGAAGTCCATCACGTAGGGGCGCAGGGCCCCGTCCTCGGCGCGCTCCACCAGGATGTTGGAGGGCTTCACGTCCCGGTGGATGAGCCCCACGCGGTGCGCTTCGTGAAGCCCCAGCGCGGCCTCACGCAGCACCAGGGCCTTCTGCTCCACGCTGAGCGCGTTCACCAGCGCGCCCAGCGGCTCGCCGTCGATGTACTGCATGGCGATGAAGACCCGGCCCTCGACGTGGCCGACCTCGTACACCTGGCACACGCGCTCGTGCTTCACCCGGGCCTGGGCGCGGGCCTCGGAGACGAAGCGGTGGGTGAGCGCGGCGTCCTCGTCGCGCACGAACTTGAGGGCCACCTGGCGGTGCAGCCGCGGGTCCCACGCGAGGAACACGCGCCCCATTCCGCCCTGCCCCAAGAAGCGCAGGGGCTGGTAGCGCTCCCAGCCAGGCAGGGGGAAGGCCTGGATCTCTGGCGACCTCGGGGCCCGCGACGTCCTTCCAGCCGCCGGATCGACGGTGTGGGTCTCCTCGGCGCCGATTCCCACCACGGGGGGCGGCGCCCGCACCACGGGGGGCGCGTCCAGCAGCGAGGCCAGGGTCTGCTCGGACAGCGCGCCCCGCTCCCGGAGCAGTTCCAGCGGCCGCCTTCCCAGCCGCAGCGCCTCCTCCCGCAGGACCCGCGCCTCCTCC
This genomic interval carries:
- a CDS encoding serine/threonine-protein kinase yields the protein MEHDFESELWLAIDEGLVSREEARVLREEALRLGRRPLELLRERGALSEQTLASLLDAPPVVRAPPPVVGIGAEETHTVDPAAGRTSRAPRSPEIQAFPLPGWERYQPLRFLGQGGMGRVFLAWDPRLHRQVALKFVRDEDAALTHRFVSEARAQARVKHERVCQVYEVGHVEGRVFIAMQYIDGEPLGALVNALSVEQKALVLREAALGLHEAHRVGLIHRDVKPSNILVERAEDGALRPYVMDFGLARELQASVTASGTVLGTPHFMAPEQARGEVSGLDRRADVYSLGATLYFLLTGQFPVPGDNGLEVLGHIATWEPVSPRRIVPGLPVDLEAITLKCLEKDRDARYDSARALAEDLERFLAGEPVRARTAFGHALRKRLRKHRVLASVGGAGLLAVTVALGWGAWGRREAARREQWVQRFTEKVEALESLARYSALSRLHDVRQDRRELQEQLLELEAEVERAGPAALGPGRYALGRGHLALGDEVRALERLQAAWDGGFQQPRVAYALALAHGQRYQRLLVESQRLRTPEQRQAATRDAELQHRAPALAWLQRSAGARMESAEYGAARVAFYDGRFEEALRLLEGVVRARPWLYEAPLLRGDILEARAFQRWNGGNLEGAREDFEAGRKAYAAAADTAQSEPAVYRALAELENAAMVMELYGKGDVVPAYQRAREALSRCLAVLPDDAACLTRLARVNHRLAEHQLPQGDVGLEPLGQALDAARRALAVAPGDAEALLNLARTTWLQARYRVERGEDPRELLGQAAALFERIPEPQRDRAYHGDLGLVFKTWADHEDSLGVDSQEHRGQAIRAYQAAIARDPRVPEDWINLGGALFARASLPRNPRAEEDLGEAARVLEQARTLNPQHVVPYFYAGQVHEQLARRKRNRGEPMGPDLEAALEQYRQGLAINPRIPNLHNARGVVLLLRAEQRWDEGQDPFPMLEEARASFEQAIAVAPAQGFAWSNLGALFIRRGQYLLARGEDPRPAVREAVKAVGQALERMPGATWLRGVLGTAHVLQARFELEQGTDPGGELARARQEIEAALEKNPEDAELWLQSGNLRELQVRWSTRRGARPEGAWEEAVRCFEKALALAPEESDYRLEAGLFYLRALEPRRRAGDPVGAWLQQGQRLAEEALRARPDLAAAHALRATLQWSAGAAAERTGALQELEEALARNPNLTREWSGPLATARRP